In the Sandaracinaceae bacterium genome, CCGGCGCGCACGCAGACCACTCCGGGGCTGGGCGCCGCCGCGACCGCGTCCGGGATCGTCGCGTGATCATCGGGCACGACGAGGTCGCACGGGTATCCGAAGCTCGGCCCGGCGTCGAAGCCCGCGTCGGCCAGGCCCGCGTCCGCGATGCCCGAATCGGTGAGGCCTGCGTCCATGAGGGCCGCGTCCATGAGGGCCGCGTCCACGAGGCCCGCGTCAGTGCGACCCGCGTCGATGGGGCCGGCGTCCGAGCGCCCCGCGTCGAGCCCCTGCATGGAGCCGTCGACGACGGCTCGCGCGTCTGGCGCTGCGCTCGCGTCGAGGCCCGACTCGCTCCCGCATGCGCTCAGCAAGACCACCGCCGCGCATGCGCACCCCCAACCACCTCTGGATCTCATTCCGTCACGCTCCGCCATCGCTTCGCCCATTGTACCCGTCGTCGCAGCCCAGCCCCCGATGCGGTCCGTCCTGAGCGCCAGCCGAGTCGCCGTCTCTCGTGTGGCGCCAACTGCGCGATGGCTGGCGTGACGTGCGGTATCGCGGGTCGTCCACCCACGTGGGGGCCGCGGACTCAGGAGACGCCGCGACGACGACCCGGCTTCGCGGCGGGGGCGGAGGTCGCCGGCTTCTTGGAGGTGGGCTTGCTCTTGGCGAAGCCGCCCTTCTTCGGCTCCGGCTTCTTCTCGTCGCCTTCCTCGGCCGCCTCGGCTTCCGCGGCCTCGGCCGCCTCACGCGCTTCGGCCGCGGCCGCGTTCTTCGCGGCGAGCTCGGCCGTGCGCGCCGCCTCGTCCTCGGCGAGGTGGCACTTCTTGTACTTCTTCCCGGACCCGCAGTGACACGGGTCGTT is a window encoding:
- a CDS encoding SEC-C metal-binding domain-containing protein: MLAPTTARGSASNRACRRSIRGASADARPDVGRSPVDWARVARAAPFATEDPISKLGRNDPCHCGSGKKYKKCHLAEDEAARTAELAAKNAAAAEAREAAEAAEAEAAEEGDEKKPEPKKGGFAKSKPTSKKPATSAPAAKPGRRRGVS